In Paenibacillus hexagrammi, the following are encoded in one genomic region:
- a CDS encoding type 2 periplasmic-binding domain-containing protein produces the protein MLNLPAWGEQKLQEWVPEQKGKWRVTRPPFGIIGNDMDSSNSIALTSQSKQKETAWLFIQYVCEQSGTMNWYINPKPSEFLGGQNAQELYRTLTGLGSSGMPTPLDRKASEIWNRSIDEIINKNTSAEDSLSLLYQDIMDEVSIPYQQLLNYKK, from the coding sequence ATGCTGAATCTTCCAGCATGGGGAGAACAAAAGCTGCAAGAATGGGTGCCGGAGCAAAAGGGGAAATGGAGAGTGACAAGGCCTCCGTTTGGAATTATAGGCAATGACATGGATAGCAGTAATAGCATTGCTCTTACTTCACAAAGTAAGCAAAAGGAGACGGCATGGCTCTTTATTCAATATGTATGCGAGCAGAGCGGCACGATGAATTGGTACATCAACCCGAAGCCCAGTGAATTTCTGGGTGGGCAAAACGCGCAAGAGCTGTATAGGACGCTGACCGGACTGGGTTCTTCCGGAATGCCGACTCCTTTAGATCGCAAAGCATCCGAGATATGGAATAGGTCCATCGATGAAATTATCAATAAAAACACAAGCGCGGAGGACAGCCTGTCGTTGCTGTACCAAGACATAATGGACGAGGTCTCCATTCCTTATCAGCAATTACTGAATTATAAAAAATAG
- a CDS encoding extracellular solute-binding protein, with the protein MSMRSAVMIILTVILTSACSWQHKPSAETVKYDEVASESHPITEPQGELTIWAPDRMFDYEIEQFQRRFPKVHITLTVLDNVPRLADYYLNALAEDKAPDLMVLRDRMLGDFNTTDKLENLLAAPYRAGKYQSSLGEGIWRQHSSMDGKRLVAMPYQSQPMVTFYRADVLKEAGLPDDPEALADYMEEPDRWLAMAKLLQEQDKWIVQWRRDTVDILNNGDYFFDNRLDYERGKESYLKSMKAAKQVRSLTLNMSMWIPPGRML; encoded by the coding sequence AGTGCGGAGACGGTTAAGTATGATGAGGTCGCGAGTGAGAGCCATCCCATTACAGAGCCTCAAGGTGAGTTGACGATATGGGCTCCTGATCGGATGTTTGATTATGAAATTGAACAATTTCAAAGACGATTCCCGAAGGTGCATATTACATTGACAGTTTTGGATAATGTACCGCGGTTAGCGGATTATTATTTGAACGCACTGGCGGAGGACAAAGCTCCCGACTTGATGGTGCTAAGGGATCGAATGCTGGGCGACTTTAATACGACGGATAAATTGGAGAATCTTCTAGCTGCTCCCTATCGTGCAGGCAAATATCAGAGCAGCTTGGGAGAAGGTATATGGAGGCAGCACTCGTCTATGGACGGTAAACGCCTTGTTGCAATGCCTTATCAGTCTCAACCGATGGTTACCTTTTATAGGGCGGACGTGTTGAAGGAAGCCGGGCTGCCGGACGACCCGGAAGCTCTTGCCGATTATATGGAAGAACCGGACCGCTGGCTAGCCATGGCGAAACTTTTACAAGAGCAGGATAAATGGATCGTGCAGTGGAGACGGGACACCGTAGATATACTTAATAATGGGGATTATTTTTTCGATAATCGGCTTGATTATGAACGAGGAAAAGAATCCTATCTCAAGAGCATGAAGGCTGCTAAGCAGGTAAGAAGCTTGACCCTGAATATGAGCATGTGGATCCCGCCGGGCAGGATGCTATAA
- a CDS encoding IS3 family transposase produces the protein MKYYNHHRYQCGLKKMTPVQYSVQESSIVSKHFTRCAFS, from the coding sequence ATCAAATATTACAACCATCACAGATATCAATGTGGATTAAAAAAGATGACCCCTGTTCAGTACTCAGTACAGGAATCATCTATTGTGTCCAAGCATTTCACAAGATGTGCTTTTTCATAG
- a CDS encoding methyl-accepting chemotaxis protein, translating into MLSLLLTPFTALMTRMKYAQKFVLISLLFLVPLGLLIGIWSKDLQNQIQDSKKELLGSAYIQGLMPLMLDIQQHRGLANGILNGDTASKTMLADKEKAIEASMARVAEMNAQNGDELQTATAWQAIQNDWKNLEEQTLQLPAKECYDRHTALIGDILDFIVHIADESNLTLDPEVDSYYMMNVMVHQLPQLIEFTGQARGDLNGVLASKKITDDGKVSARIEKALIQTSIQNIEKALNIISESNPTLSAVLEGPGGQSVQSSKGFLATIDKNVLNAASLTMKPSDFFAEGTNSIEISNQFFQVVSTQLDQLLQHRVDRLSSDRAKMMSLVGITILLAALFFLAFYRSVRMTIRSLQHGAERLAGGDLSKQVELQTRDELGEVGVAFNQMTDSLRGILRINQDISEQVAASSEELSAVSTESTSAMQQIAMAVQVVAEGAEQQKKASEENALAMNEMAIGISRIADSASEVSELAVDVSDGARTSEEKLKVAVGQMQTIRHAVHESADVVTRLGEHSKDIGAFVSTIKHLSSQTNLLALNANIEAARAGEYGRGFKVVASEIGKLAGQTQESVESITSIVSLILDLVEGAVVSMKETAAEAELGLSAIQQTDSAISSILDSIRKVAHQIQEVSAASEQMSASAQQVTASTMDMVGFARSASDRTTEMAAAAQEQLASMEEVQASSDALGSCAQDLQDELRKFTLA; encoded by the coding sequence ATGCTTTCTCTTTTACTGACTCCTTTTACAGCCCTGATGACTCGAATGAAATACGCTCAAAAGTTTGTATTGATTAGCCTGCTATTCTTAGTACCGCTAGGTCTGCTAATCGGGATATGGTCGAAGGATCTGCAAAATCAAATACAAGATTCGAAGAAAGAATTGTTGGGCAGCGCTTATATTCAGGGGCTCATGCCACTTATGCTGGATATTCAGCAGCATCGTGGTTTAGCAAACGGGATTTTAAACGGAGACACAGCCTCCAAGACGATGCTAGCTGATAAAGAGAAAGCAATCGAGGCGAGTATGGCGCGTGTGGCTGAGATGAATGCACAAAACGGTGATGAGCTGCAGACCGCTACTGCTTGGCAAGCCATTCAGAATGACTGGAAGAACCTCGAAGAGCAGACACTTCAGCTTCCGGCCAAAGAATGCTATGACCGTCACACGGCCCTAATCGGTGACATTCTGGACTTCATTGTCCATATTGCCGATGAATCGAACCTGACCTTGGATCCTGAGGTCGATTCCTACTATATGATGAACGTCATGGTCCACCAGCTTCCGCAGCTCATCGAGTTTACCGGACAGGCGAGGGGCGATCTTAACGGCGTGCTTGCCAGTAAGAAGATAACGGACGATGGAAAAGTGAGCGCTCGAATCGAAAAGGCGCTTATCCAAACATCCATTCAGAATATCGAAAAGGCACTAAATATTATTTCGGAATCCAATCCGACTCTTTCCGCTGTTCTCGAAGGACCAGGTGGACAAAGTGTGCAGTCAAGCAAGGGCTTTCTTGCGACCATTGATAAAAATGTCTTGAATGCTGCTTCCTTAACTATGAAGCCGAGTGATTTTTTTGCGGAAGGAACCAATTCGATTGAGATATCAAATCAATTTTTTCAAGTCGTCTCAACCCAGTTGGATCAGCTTCTGCAGCATCGGGTTGACCGGTTGAGCAGCGATCGTGCGAAGATGATGTCTCTGGTAGGTATTACGATTCTTCTTGCGGCGCTCTTCTTTCTGGCCTTCTACCGAAGTGTAAGAATGACTATTAGATCCTTGCAGCATGGGGCCGAGAGGCTCGCGGGAGGAGACCTGTCCAAGCAGGTAGAGCTGCAAACGAGAGACGAGCTCGGTGAAGTTGGTGTTGCTTTTAATCAAATGACAGACTCGTTAAGAGGGATTCTGCGCATTAATCAGGATATATCCGAGCAGGTTGCCGCTTCATCGGAGGAGCTGTCAGCCGTGTCTACGGAATCGACGTCGGCCATGCAGCAAATCGCGATGGCGGTTCAAGTCGTAGCAGAAGGAGCCGAGCAGCAGAAGAAAGCCTCTGAAGAAAATGCTCTCGCCATGAATGAGATGGCAATTGGTATTTCGAGAATTGCTGACAGCGCTTCGGAGGTTTCTGAGCTGGCGGTTGATGTATCGGATGGAGCACGAACCAGTGAGGAGAAGCTGAAGGTTGCGGTCGGTCAAATGCAAACGATTCGTCATGCGGTTCATGAATCTGCGGATGTCGTAACGCGGCTTGGCGAACATTCGAAGGACATCGGGGCGTTCGTCTCCACGATCAAGCACTTATCTTCGCAGACGAACTTGCTGGCGCTCAATGCCAATATCGAGGCGGCTCGGGCAGGGGAATACGGCCGTGGCTTTAAAGTGGTCGCTTCGGAGATCGGCAAACTGGCCGGACAGACGCAGGAATCGGTTGAATCTATCACGTCAATTGTGAGTTTGATTCTCGACCTCGTCGAGGGGGCGGTAGTTTCCATGAAGGAAACGGCTGCCGAGGCGGAGCTCGGATTATCGGCGATCCAGCAGACGGATAGTGCGATTAGCTCCATCCTGGACTCCATCCGCAAGGTAGCCCACCAAATCCAAGAGGTTTCCGCAGCATCCGAGCAAATGTCTGCCAGTGCCCAGCAGGTTACGGCATCTACCATGGATATGGTAGGCTTTGCACGAAGCGCCTCCGACCGTACCACGGAAATGGCGGCGGCTGCTCAGGAGCAGCTCGCATCTATGGAAGAAGTGCAGGCTTCCTCGGATGCTCTGGGCAGCTGCGCTCAAGACCTGCAGGACGAGTTGAGAAAATTTACTTTGGCATAG